In the Drosophila biarmipes strain raj3 chromosome X, RU_DBia_V1.1, whole genome shotgun sequence genome, one interval contains:
- the LOC108025707 gene encoding insulin-like growth factor 2 mRNA-binding protein 1 isoform X4, translated as MPGPGRQADFPLRILVQSEMVGAIIGRQGSTIRTITQQSRARVDVHRKENVGSLEKSITIYGNPENCTNACKRILEVMQQEALSTNKGEICLKILAHNNLIGRIIGKSGNTIKRIMQDTDTKITVSSINDINSFNLERIITVKGLIENMSRAENQISTKLRQSYENDLQAMAPQSLMFPGLHPMAMMSTPGNGMVFNTSMPFPSCQSFAMSKTPASVVPPVFPNDLQETTYLYIPNNAVGAIIGTKGSHIRSIMRFSNASLKIAPLDADKPLDQQTERKVTIVGTPEGQWKAQYMIFEKMREEGFMCGTDDVRLTVELLVASSQVGRIIGKGGQNVRELQRVTGSVIKLPEHALAPPSGGDEETPVHIIGPFYSVQSAQRRIRAMMLSTNPPPITKKQKAAKEQLQQQQQSLAGAASSGSQQQQQQQQQPLSPSQQQALPPQLHHQPVSSASSSSTPPAHHQQQQASTAATSHQLQQQQQQQQPSPPPGNASAAAAQQQQQLASSQQ; from the exons ATGCCCGGCCCCGGGCGCCAGGCGGACTTCCCGCTGCGCATCCTGGTGCAGAGCGAGATGGTGGGCGCCATCATTGGCCGCCAGGGCAGCACCATCAGGACGATCACACAACAGAGCCGTGCTCGCGTCGACGTCCATCGCAAGGAGAACGTTGGCTCGCTGGAGAAATCCATCACGATCTATGGCAATCCGGAGAATTGCACCAATGCCTGCAAGCGCATCCTTGAGGTGATGCAGCAGGAGGCCCTCTCCACGAATAAGGG GGAAATTTGCCTTAAAATACTCGCCCACAACAACCTGATTGGACGGATCATTGGCAAGTCGGGCAACACCATCAAGCGGATCATGCAGGACACCGATACGAAGATCACCGTCAGCTCGATCAACGACATCAACAGCTTCAACTTGGAGCGCATCATCACGGTGAAGGGACTGATCGAGAACATGTCGCGTGCCGAGAACCAGATTAGCACCAAACTGCGCCAGAGCTACGAGAACGATCTGCAGGCGATGGCGCCGCAGAGCCTCATGTTCCCCGGTCTCCATCCCATGGCAATGATGTCGACACCGGGCAACGGCATGGTCTTCAATACGAGCATGCCGTTCCCCTCGTGTCAAAGCTTTGCCATGTCCAAGACCCCGGCCAGCGTGGTGCCGCCGGTCTTCCCCAATGACCTGCAGGAGACCACCTATCTCTATATACCGAACAACGCTGTCGGCGCCATCATTGGCACCAAGGGCTCGCACATCCGCAGCATAATGCGCTTCTCGAACGCATCCCTCAAAATTGCCCCCCTCGACGCCGACAAGCCGCTGGACCAACAAACGGAGCGCAAGGTGACGATTGTTGGCACACCGGAGGGTCAGTGGAAGGCGCAGTACATGATCTTCGAGAAGATGCGCGAGGAGGGCTTTATGTGTGGCACGGACGATGTGCGTCTCACGGTGGAGTTGCTTGTGGCCAGCTCGCAG GTCGGTCGCATCATTGGCAAGGGTGGCCAGAATGTCCGCGAATTGCAGCGCGTGACGGGCAGTGTGATCAAGTTGCCGGAGCATGCCTTGGCACCGCCTTCCGGCGGAGATGAGGAGACCCCAGTGCACATTATTGGACCTTTCTACAGTGTACAG TCTGCACAGCGACGCATCCGTGCCATGATGCTGTCCACAAATCCGCCGCCAATAACCAAAAAACAGAAAGCTGCCAAAGAACAattgcaacaacagcaacagagcCTAGCCGGAGCCGCGAGCAGCGggtcccagcagcagcagcagcaacagcagcagccactgTCGCCATCGCAACAGCAGGCGCTGCCGCCGCAATTGCATCATCAGCCCGTTTCGTCGGCGTCGTCATCGTCGACGCCGCCTGCacaccatcagcagcagcaggcgtcGACGGCAGCGACCTCGCaccagttgcagcagcagcagcagcagcagcagccatcGCCGCCACCTGGAAATGCATCTGCGGCCgcggcccagcagcagcagcagctggcgaGCTCACAGCAGTAA
- the LOC108025707 gene encoding insulin-like growth factor 2 mRNA-binding protein 1 isoform X2: MASELDQFADLELSKEDREQIFDPPLDRQQLEGAGTSRAAGGLNGVEFEGNKLHAEQLDKNQRRSQRNQRNPYPGMPGPGRQADFPLRILVQSEMVGAIIGRQGSTIRTITQQSRARVDVHRKENVGSLEKSITIYGNPENCTNACKRILEVMQQEALSTNKGEICLKILAHNNLIGRIIGKSGNTIKRIMQDTDTKITVSSINDINSFNLERIITVKGLIENMSRAENQISTKLRQSYENDLQAMAPQSLMFPGLHPMAMMSTPGNGMVFNTSMPFPSCQSFAMSKTPASVVPPVFPNDLQETTYLYIPNNAVGAIIGTKGSHIRSIMRFSNASLKIAPLDADKPLDQQTERKVTIVGTPEGQWKAQYMIFEKMREEGFMCGTDDVRLTVELLVASSQVGRIIGKGGQNVRELQRVTGSVIKLPEHALAPPSGGDEETPVHIIGPFYSVQSAQRRIRAMMLSTNPPPITKKQKAAKEQLQQQQQSLAGAASSGSQQQQQQQQQPLSPSQQQALPPQLHHQPVSSASSSSTPPAHHQQQQASTAATSHQLQQQQQQQQPSPPPGNASAAAAQQQQQLASSQQ; the protein is encoded by the exons AGCTGCCGGTGGTCTGAACGGAGTCGAGTTCGAGGGCAACAAGCTGCATGCCGAGCAGCTGGACAAGAACCAGCGGCGCAGCCAGCGCAACCAGCGCAATCCGTATCCGGGAATGCCCGGCCCCGGGCGCCAGGCGGACTTCCCGCTGCGCATCCTGGTGCAGAGCGAGATGGTGGGCGCCATCATTGGCCGCCAGGGCAGCACCATCAGGACGATCACACAACAGAGCCGTGCTCGCGTCGACGTCCATCGCAAGGAGAACGTTGGCTCGCTGGAGAAATCCATCACGATCTATGGCAATCCGGAGAATTGCACCAATGCCTGCAAGCGCATCCTTGAGGTGATGCAGCAGGAGGCCCTCTCCACGAATAAGGG GGAAATTTGCCTTAAAATACTCGCCCACAACAACCTGATTGGACGGATCATTGGCAAGTCGGGCAACACCATCAAGCGGATCATGCAGGACACCGATACGAAGATCACCGTCAGCTCGATCAACGACATCAACAGCTTCAACTTGGAGCGCATCATCACGGTGAAGGGACTGATCGAGAACATGTCGCGTGCCGAGAACCAGATTAGCACCAAACTGCGCCAGAGCTACGAGAACGATCTGCAGGCGATGGCGCCGCAGAGCCTCATGTTCCCCGGTCTCCATCCCATGGCAATGATGTCGACACCGGGCAACGGCATGGTCTTCAATACGAGCATGCCGTTCCCCTCGTGTCAAAGCTTTGCCATGTCCAAGACCCCGGCCAGCGTGGTGCCGCCGGTCTTCCCCAATGACCTGCAGGAGACCACCTATCTCTATATACCGAACAACGCTGTCGGCGCCATCATTGGCACCAAGGGCTCGCACATCCGCAGCATAATGCGCTTCTCGAACGCATCCCTCAAAATTGCCCCCCTCGACGCCGACAAGCCGCTGGACCAACAAACGGAGCGCAAGGTGACGATTGTTGGCACACCGGAGGGTCAGTGGAAGGCGCAGTACATGATCTTCGAGAAGATGCGCGAGGAGGGCTTTATGTGTGGCACGGACGATGTGCGTCTCACGGTGGAGTTGCTTGTGGCCAGCTCGCAG GTCGGTCGCATCATTGGCAAGGGTGGCCAGAATGTCCGCGAATTGCAGCGCGTGACGGGCAGTGTGATCAAGTTGCCGGAGCATGCCTTGGCACCGCCTTCCGGCGGAGATGAGGAGACCCCAGTGCACATTATTGGACCTTTCTACAGTGTACAG TCTGCACAGCGACGCATCCGTGCCATGATGCTGTCCACAAATCCGCCGCCAATAACCAAAAAACAGAAAGCTGCCAAAGAACAattgcaacaacagcaacagagcCTAGCCGGAGCCGCGAGCAGCGggtcccagcagcagcagcagcaacagcagcagccactgTCGCCATCGCAACAGCAGGCGCTGCCGCCGCAATTGCATCATCAGCCCGTTTCGTCGGCGTCGTCATCGTCGACGCCGCCTGCacaccatcagcagcagcaggcgtcGACGGCAGCGACCTCGCaccagttgcagcagcagcagcagcagcagcagccatcGCCGCCACCTGGAAATGCATCTGCGGCCgcggcccagcagcagcagcagctggcgaGCTCACAGCAGTAA
- the LOC108025707 gene encoding insulin-like growth factor 2 mRNA-binding protein 1 isoform X3, which translates to MHSNNNSSRLNNNNISNNNFYQQKSFIRYLDRAAGGLNGVEFEGNKLHAEQLDKNQRRSQRNQRNPYPGMPGPGRQADFPLRILVQSEMVGAIIGRQGSTIRTITQQSRARVDVHRKENVGSLEKSITIYGNPENCTNACKRILEVMQQEALSTNKGEICLKILAHNNLIGRIIGKSGNTIKRIMQDTDTKITVSSINDINSFNLERIITVKGLIENMSRAENQISTKLRQSYENDLQAMAPQSLMFPGLHPMAMMSTPGNGMVFNTSMPFPSCQSFAMSKTPASVVPPVFPNDLQETTYLYIPNNAVGAIIGTKGSHIRSIMRFSNASLKIAPLDADKPLDQQTERKVTIVGTPEGQWKAQYMIFEKMREEGFMCGTDDVRLTVELLVASSQVGRIIGKGGQNVRELQRVTGSVIKLPEHALAPPSGGDEETPVHIIGPFYSVQSAQRRIRAMMLSTNPPPITKKQKAAKEQLQQQQQSLAGAASSGSQQQQQQQQQPLSPSQQQALPPQLHHQPVSSASSSSTPPAHHQQQQASTAATSHQLQQQQQQQQPSPPPGNASAAAAQQQQQLASSQQ; encoded by the exons AGCTGCCGGTGGTCTGAACGGAGTCGAGTTCGAGGGCAACAAGCTGCATGCCGAGCAGCTGGACAAGAACCAGCGGCGCAGCCAGCGCAACCAGCGCAATCCGTATCCGGGAATGCCCGGCCCCGGGCGCCAGGCGGACTTCCCGCTGCGCATCCTGGTGCAGAGCGAGATGGTGGGCGCCATCATTGGCCGCCAGGGCAGCACCATCAGGACGATCACACAACAGAGCCGTGCTCGCGTCGACGTCCATCGCAAGGAGAACGTTGGCTCGCTGGAGAAATCCATCACGATCTATGGCAATCCGGAGAATTGCACCAATGCCTGCAAGCGCATCCTTGAGGTGATGCAGCAGGAGGCCCTCTCCACGAATAAGGG GGAAATTTGCCTTAAAATACTCGCCCACAACAACCTGATTGGACGGATCATTGGCAAGTCGGGCAACACCATCAAGCGGATCATGCAGGACACCGATACGAAGATCACCGTCAGCTCGATCAACGACATCAACAGCTTCAACTTGGAGCGCATCATCACGGTGAAGGGACTGATCGAGAACATGTCGCGTGCCGAGAACCAGATTAGCACCAAACTGCGCCAGAGCTACGAGAACGATCTGCAGGCGATGGCGCCGCAGAGCCTCATGTTCCCCGGTCTCCATCCCATGGCAATGATGTCGACACCGGGCAACGGCATGGTCTTCAATACGAGCATGCCGTTCCCCTCGTGTCAAAGCTTTGCCATGTCCAAGACCCCGGCCAGCGTGGTGCCGCCGGTCTTCCCCAATGACCTGCAGGAGACCACCTATCTCTATATACCGAACAACGCTGTCGGCGCCATCATTGGCACCAAGGGCTCGCACATCCGCAGCATAATGCGCTTCTCGAACGCATCCCTCAAAATTGCCCCCCTCGACGCCGACAAGCCGCTGGACCAACAAACGGAGCGCAAGGTGACGATTGTTGGCACACCGGAGGGTCAGTGGAAGGCGCAGTACATGATCTTCGAGAAGATGCGCGAGGAGGGCTTTATGTGTGGCACGGACGATGTGCGTCTCACGGTGGAGTTGCTTGTGGCCAGCTCGCAG GTCGGTCGCATCATTGGCAAGGGTGGCCAGAATGTCCGCGAATTGCAGCGCGTGACGGGCAGTGTGATCAAGTTGCCGGAGCATGCCTTGGCACCGCCTTCCGGCGGAGATGAGGAGACCCCAGTGCACATTATTGGACCTTTCTACAGTGTACAG TCTGCACAGCGACGCATCCGTGCCATGATGCTGTCCACAAATCCGCCGCCAATAACCAAAAAACAGAAAGCTGCCAAAGAACAattgcaacaacagcaacagagcCTAGCCGGAGCCGCGAGCAGCGggtcccagcagcagcagcagcaacagcagcagccactgTCGCCATCGCAACAGCAGGCGCTGCCGCCGCAATTGCATCATCAGCCCGTTTCGTCGGCGTCGTCATCGTCGACGCCGCCTGCacaccatcagcagcagcaggcgtcGACGGCAGCGACCTCGCaccagttgcagcagcagcagcagcagcagcagccatcGCCGCCACCTGGAAATGCATCTGCGGCCgcggcccagcagcagcagcagctggcgaGCTCACAGCAGTAA
- the LOC108025707 gene encoding insulin-like growth factor 2 mRNA-binding protein 1 isoform X1, which produces MASELDQFADLELSKEDREQIFDPPLDRQQLEGAGTSSVTTSKILISGIPMQTRFEDIEPLLKPYGIVKQCEAISSKDQNTQTVHITFENPEQAQRAAGGLNGVEFEGNKLHAEQLDKNQRRSQRNQRNPYPGMPGPGRQADFPLRILVQSEMVGAIIGRQGSTIRTITQQSRARVDVHRKENVGSLEKSITIYGNPENCTNACKRILEVMQQEALSTNKGEICLKILAHNNLIGRIIGKSGNTIKRIMQDTDTKITVSSINDINSFNLERIITVKGLIENMSRAENQISTKLRQSYENDLQAMAPQSLMFPGLHPMAMMSTPGNGMVFNTSMPFPSCQSFAMSKTPASVVPPVFPNDLQETTYLYIPNNAVGAIIGTKGSHIRSIMRFSNASLKIAPLDADKPLDQQTERKVTIVGTPEGQWKAQYMIFEKMREEGFMCGTDDVRLTVELLVASSQVGRIIGKGGQNVRELQRVTGSVIKLPEHALAPPSGGDEETPVHIIGPFYSVQSAQRRIRAMMLSTNPPPITKKQKAAKEQLQQQQQSLAGAASSGSQQQQQQQQQPLSPSQQQALPPQLHHQPVSSASSSSTPPAHHQQQQASTAATSHQLQQQQQQQQPSPPPGNASAAAAQQQQQLASSQQ; this is translated from the exons TGTTACGACATCAAAAATCTTAATAAGCGGCATACCGATGCAAACACGTTTCGAAGACATCGAACCGCTACTGAAGCCCTATGGCATCGTCAAACAGTGTGAGGCTATTTCTAGTAAGGATCAAAATACTCAAACAGTACATATAACATTCGAAAATCCTGAGCAGGCGCAAAG AGCTGCCGGTGGTCTGAACGGAGTCGAGTTCGAGGGCAACAAGCTGCATGCCGAGCAGCTGGACAAGAACCAGCGGCGCAGCCAGCGCAACCAGCGCAATCCGTATCCGGGAATGCCCGGCCCCGGGCGCCAGGCGGACTTCCCGCTGCGCATCCTGGTGCAGAGCGAGATGGTGGGCGCCATCATTGGCCGCCAGGGCAGCACCATCAGGACGATCACACAACAGAGCCGTGCTCGCGTCGACGTCCATCGCAAGGAGAACGTTGGCTCGCTGGAGAAATCCATCACGATCTATGGCAATCCGGAGAATTGCACCAATGCCTGCAAGCGCATCCTTGAGGTGATGCAGCAGGAGGCCCTCTCCACGAATAAGGG GGAAATTTGCCTTAAAATACTCGCCCACAACAACCTGATTGGACGGATCATTGGCAAGTCGGGCAACACCATCAAGCGGATCATGCAGGACACCGATACGAAGATCACCGTCAGCTCGATCAACGACATCAACAGCTTCAACTTGGAGCGCATCATCACGGTGAAGGGACTGATCGAGAACATGTCGCGTGCCGAGAACCAGATTAGCACCAAACTGCGCCAGAGCTACGAGAACGATCTGCAGGCGATGGCGCCGCAGAGCCTCATGTTCCCCGGTCTCCATCCCATGGCAATGATGTCGACACCGGGCAACGGCATGGTCTTCAATACGAGCATGCCGTTCCCCTCGTGTCAAAGCTTTGCCATGTCCAAGACCCCGGCCAGCGTGGTGCCGCCGGTCTTCCCCAATGACCTGCAGGAGACCACCTATCTCTATATACCGAACAACGCTGTCGGCGCCATCATTGGCACCAAGGGCTCGCACATCCGCAGCATAATGCGCTTCTCGAACGCATCCCTCAAAATTGCCCCCCTCGACGCCGACAAGCCGCTGGACCAACAAACGGAGCGCAAGGTGACGATTGTTGGCACACCGGAGGGTCAGTGGAAGGCGCAGTACATGATCTTCGAGAAGATGCGCGAGGAGGGCTTTATGTGTGGCACGGACGATGTGCGTCTCACGGTGGAGTTGCTTGTGGCCAGCTCGCAG GTCGGTCGCATCATTGGCAAGGGTGGCCAGAATGTCCGCGAATTGCAGCGCGTGACGGGCAGTGTGATCAAGTTGCCGGAGCATGCCTTGGCACCGCCTTCCGGCGGAGATGAGGAGACCCCAGTGCACATTATTGGACCTTTCTACAGTGTACAG TCTGCACAGCGACGCATCCGTGCCATGATGCTGTCCACAAATCCGCCGCCAATAACCAAAAAACAGAAAGCTGCCAAAGAACAattgcaacaacagcaacagagcCTAGCCGGAGCCGCGAGCAGCGggtcccagcagcagcagcagcaacagcagcagccactgTCGCCATCGCAACAGCAGGCGCTGCCGCCGCAATTGCATCATCAGCCCGTTTCGTCGGCGTCGTCATCGTCGACGCCGCCTGCacaccatcagcagcagcaggcgtcGACGGCAGCGACCTCGCaccagttgcagcagcagcagcagcagcagcagccatcGCCGCCACCTGGAAATGCATCTGCGGCCgcggcccagcagcagcagcagctggcgaGCTCACAGCAGTAA